One Thermanaerothrix sp. DNA segment encodes these proteins:
- a CDS encoding sodium:solute symporter family protein — translation MPSLAVNLIAFSGYTLAIILLTGQTFPWRDSIRRFYLGGRDTGVLFSTMTFCATWLSAASIIGFTTWMIHDGMVAFAGSVNGWLLGLIPMPFAVLRLRASRSVSVPEFVGKFYEDNRLVKLGGAVLLASYVPYIAIQFKAFGLVASHMLGIPYGFSSTALVYLFVLYTTFGGYQSVVKSDALNLLVIIVGVLVAAIELNVNLKPFWHAIREISASSPSKLNVWESPTESLQVISSALAWGLGVAANPQYGIRIMACRKERDAFAMLSISPVLIGLVYLLLSSMALIFSSIPSNVFHGAHPEGLLRLLSSQCPSWAAGLFFVSVMAAAVSTANSQLLLAASAVCYDIGGLGKDNVRLTHTKETRHDHWMLLNRGAILLIATVALLISHIPNYDIMFVGRLSWTFVAVFFLTPIYLPRRLRHRMSFAILGWSLLIHTALCGLRIPPEVSMLLTLGFQGIAIIPWKEMRIR, via the coding sequence ATGCCATCGTTAGCCGTAAACCTAATTGCCTTCAGCGGGTACACCCTGGCCATAATACTCCTAACAGGACAAACCTTCCCATGGCGGGACAGCATTAGAAGGTTCTACCTTGGCGGGAGGGACACGGGTGTCCTATTCAGCACCATGACCTTTTGCGCCACCTGGCTAAGCGCCGCATCCATCATTGGCTTCACCACCTGGATGATACACGACGGGATGGTGGCTTTCGCAGGATCCGTAAACGGCTGGCTGTTGGGGTTAATACCAATGCCCTTTGCGGTCCTAAGGCTAAGGGCGTCAAGAAGCGTAAGCGTGCCGGAATTCGTGGGCAAGTTTTACGAAGACAACAGGCTAGTAAAGCTTGGCGGCGCGGTGTTGCTCGCATCATACGTGCCATACATAGCAATACAGTTCAAGGCATTTGGGCTGGTGGCCTCCCACATGCTGGGGATACCATACGGGTTCAGCTCCACCGCCCTGGTGTACCTATTCGTACTTTACACCACCTTCGGAGGATACCAATCGGTTGTCAAGAGTGACGCATTGAACCTGCTGGTAATCATCGTGGGAGTTTTGGTGGCTGCAATTGAGTTAAACGTAAACCTAAAACCGTTTTGGCATGCCATAAGGGAAATCTCTGCTTCCTCACCGAGCAAACTCAACGTATGGGAATCTCCCACTGAATCCCTTCAGGTAATCAGCTCCGCACTAGCCTGGGGTCTTGGGGTCGCAGCAAACCCCCAATACGGGATAAGGATCATGGCTTGCAGGAAAGAGAGGGATGCGTTCGCAATGCTTTCCATATCCCCTGTGCTGATAGGCTTGGTATACCTGCTGTTGTCCTCCATGGCCCTCATCTTTTCATCAATTCCTTCCAACGTATTTCATGGCGCCCATCCAGAGGGGCTACTTCGGCTGTTGAGTTCCCAATGTCCCAGCTGGGCTGCAGGCCTTTTCTTCGTATCGGTGATGGCGGCAGCGGTCAGCACCGCCAACTCTCAGCTACTGCTCGCGGCATCCGCCGTATGTTACGACATTGGAGGGCTTGGGAAAGACAACGTACGCTTAACCCACACCAAAGAAACCCGACACGACCACTGGATGCTATTAAATCGCGGGGCTATACTTCTCATCGCCACAGTGGCGCTTCTTATAAGCCATATCCCTAACTACGACATAATGTTCGTGGGCCGCCTAAGCTGGACCTTCGTGGCTGTTTTCTTCCTAACCCCCATATACCTTCCAAGGAGGCTACGGCATAGGATGTCCTTCGCCATCCTTGGCTGGTCTTTGCTCATTCACACAGCCCTTTGCGGGTTAAGGATACCGCCGGAAGTAAGCATGCTCCTGACCCTGGGATTCCAAGGAATCGCAATAATTCCATGGAAAGAGATGCGGATAAGATGA
- the rpsO gene encoding 30S ribosomal protein S15: MISKEAKQKIIEEFKVHGADTGSPEVQVAILTHRIRELTEHMREHPKDFHSRRGLLAMVGKRRKLLSYLKEKDFGRYKSLVQKLGLRH, from the coding sequence GTGATATCCAAGGAAGCCAAGCAGAAGATAATCGAGGAGTTTAAGGTTCACGGGGCGGACACCGGTTCCCCCGAGGTCCAGGTGGCCATTTTGACCCACAGGATAAGGGAGCTTACCGAGCACATGCGGGAGCATCCGAAGGACTTCCATTCCAGGAGGGGGCTTCTTGCGATGGTTGGTAAGAGGCGGAAGTTGCTTTCTTATCTCAAGGAGAAGGACTTCGGCCGTTACAAGAGCCTTGTTCAGAAGCTGGGGCTTAGGCACTAA
- a CDS encoding sodium-dependent transporter has translation MAEQIKGQNEQWSSRWGLVFAAIGMAVGTGNIWRFPRVAATNGGGAFYIAYFLALFLWAIPLLCAEAVWGKSTRMGVIGSWKEMLGRKWTWVGGFIAWVCLAITFYYAVVIGWCIRYFIYAVSGVIKPGLDTEALWKNFINDPMAGLIFFAIAVAMSLFICLAGVQNGLERANKIMIPSIFVLLIFLAVRANFLPNSWKGLEYLFTIRMEDVLKARTYLEAFTQVAWSTGAGWGLFLTYYVYAGKKEDILLNSITTGFADTTAASLAALCVIPTIFAFSPDPMAAVKSGNNGIAFIHLTKLFAEIPGGVIMAIAFFLALIMAALSSEISMMELGCRILADAGWDRKKAAWTVGIACLICGAPSAMNNTFFENQDWVWGVGLLISGLLFSIGAMKVGVKKLWVEWIEPCSDVKVEWMWSLVKLFPLWFVIIFGWWLKQSISWYPGEWYKFLPISKYTYTPGTMFVQWAIAAAVFYILNNWLADTMKYKLQAKD, from the coding sequence ATGGCGGAACAGATCAAGGGACAGAACGAACAATGGTCTAGCAGGTGGGGACTGGTTTTTGCCGCCATAGGCATGGCGGTGGGCACCGGCAACATATGGAGGTTCCCCCGGGTGGCCGCCACCAATGGCGGAGGAGCTTTTTACATAGCCTATTTCCTGGCGCTGTTCCTTTGGGCCATACCCCTTCTGTGCGCCGAGGCAGTTTGGGGCAAGTCCACAAGAATGGGGGTCATAGGATCCTGGAAGGAGATGCTGGGACGCAAATGGACCTGGGTAGGCGGCTTCATCGCCTGGGTATGCCTTGCCATAACCTTTTACTACGCGGTCGTCATCGGCTGGTGCATTAGGTACTTCATATATGCGGTTTCCGGAGTCATAAAACCAGGGCTGGACACGGAGGCGCTTTGGAAGAACTTCATCAACGACCCCATGGCGGGGCTAATCTTCTTCGCCATAGCGGTGGCCATGTCCCTCTTCATATGCCTTGCGGGGGTCCAAAACGGACTTGAGCGGGCCAATAAGATAATGATACCCTCCATCTTCGTGCTGCTGATATTCCTCGCCGTAAGAGCAAACTTCCTTCCTAACTCCTGGAAGGGGCTTGAGTACCTTTTCACCATAAGGATGGAAGACGTGCTCAAGGCAAGGACTTACCTGGAGGCCTTCACCCAGGTGGCTTGGTCCACCGGGGCTGGATGGGGGCTATTCCTGACCTACTACGTTTACGCAGGCAAGAAGGAGGACATACTTCTTAACTCCATAACCACTGGTTTTGCTGACACCACCGCAGCATCGCTGGCCGCCCTTTGCGTGATACCCACCATATTTGCCTTCTCTCCGGATCCCATGGCGGCGGTAAAGTCCGGCAACAACGGCATAGCCTTCATCCACCTGACCAAACTATTCGCTGAAATACCCGGCGGAGTCATAATGGCCATAGCGTTCTTCCTGGCCCTCATAATGGCGGCCTTGAGCTCGGAGATATCCATGATGGAGCTTGGATGCCGCATATTGGCCGACGCAGGATGGGACAGGAAAAAGGCCGCGTGGACCGTTGGCATCGCATGCCTTATCTGCGGCGCACCCTCTGCCATGAACAACACGTTCTTCGAGAACCAGGACTGGGTATGGGGCGTTGGGCTCCTCATATCAGGGCTTCTCTTCTCCATCGGCGCGATGAAGGTGGGAGTCAAGAAACTGTGGGTAGAGTGGATCGAACCCTGCTCAGACGTGAAAGTTGAGTGGATGTGGAGTTTGGTAAAGCTCTTCCCCCTGTGGTTCGTGATAATCTTCGGATGGTGGCTCAAGCAATCCATAAGCTGGTACCCTGGCGAGTGGTACAAGTTCCTGCCCATATCAAAGTACACCTACACCCCTGGCACCATGTTCGTCCAGTGGGCCATAGCGGCGGCAGTGTTCTATATCCTGAATAACTGGCTGGCGGATACCATGAAGTACAAGCTCCAGGCCAAGGACTAG
- the dut gene encoding dUTP diphosphatase, protein MSSVEVRIKRGSGAEDLPLPSQGTPHSSGVDLRSAEEGILMPGEVRSFGTGLFVEIPPGYEFQVRSRSGLALKNQVMVLNSPGTVDADYRGEIRVILYNAGSQPFEVKRGDRIAQMVLCPVFRPLFLEVEELSETDRSSGGFGSTGVR, encoded by the coding sequence ATGTCTTCCGTTGAGGTTAGGATAAAGAGGGGCAGTGGTGCGGAGGACCTGCCCCTCCCGTCTCAGGGGACTCCCCATTCGTCCGGTGTGGATCTGCGTTCTGCCGAAGAGGGGATTTTGATGCCTGGGGAGGTTAGGTCCTTTGGGACCGGCCTCTTCGTGGAGATACCGCCGGGGTATGAGTTTCAGGTTCGCAGCAGGAGTGGTTTGGCCCTTAAGAATCAGGTTATGGTCCTTAACTCCCCAGGAACGGTGGATGCGGACTATCGCGGAGAGATAAGGGTTATCCTTTACAACGCGGGCTCCCAGCCATTTGAGGTTAAAAGGGGAGATAGGATAGCCCAAATGGTGTTGTGCCCGGTATTTAGGCCTCTTTTCTTGGAGGTGGAGGAACTCTCCGAAACCGACCGGAGCTCCGGGGGTTTTGGCAGTACCGGGGTAAGATAG
- a CDS encoding polyribonucleotide nucleotidyltransferase, protein MSKVVSMEIGGRVLSFETGRMAKQANGAVLARYGDTVVLVTSVMSEKPREGLDFFPLLVDYEERFYSAGKIPGGFIKREGRPSETAILSGRMVDRSIRSLFPEHMRNDVHVVATVLSVDQQNPPNVLAINAASAALSISDIPWDGPIGAVRIGFVDGQLVVNPTESQMSVSALDLLVAGHDGGITMVEAGANEVSEELLVDAMELAHREIKRIVAFIRDLREQVGTPKVEIPEPLRIEEIDRWIEEELREDIYKAVQIHGKVERKDALAEITKRAVDRFEASYPDCGSYVSSVVEEWVKKGLRRLLLDEAKRADGRAMDQLRPITCEVGILPKVHGSALFTRGETQALAVTTLGMMGEDDQILDGLKHDEPAKRFLLHYNFPPYSVGEVRPMRGPGRREIGHGALAERALRPLLPSEEEFPYVVRVVSDILESNGSSSMASVCGGSLSMMDAGVPIKKAVAGVAMGLVTDGSRVCILTDIQGLEDHYGDMDFKVAGTRDGVTALQMDNKAGGITREILQRALAQAREGRMRILDIMDSAIRSPRDQISPNAPRIMTISIDPDKIRDVIGPGGKTIRSIIAQTGAKVDVQDDGRVCVAAQTEEAASHAIKLISDLTREVQAGEIFVGRVTRMLGFGYFIEVLPGKEGLLHVSEISTHHIPKIEDAFSIGDEVLVVVREIDDMNRINLSRRRLIERYDQLAKDPSLSAQVEVERAREIRYGALKADGNSQRPASGGRRDGDRRSPSGDRRDKHHR, encoded by the coding sequence ATGTCAAAGGTTGTAAGCATGGAAATAGGAGGTCGGGTCCTGTCGTTCGAAACCGGCAGGATGGCCAAACAGGCTAACGGAGCCGTTCTGGCCCGTTATGGGGATACGGTTGTTCTTGTAACGTCCGTCATGTCGGAAAAGCCAAGGGAGGGGCTGGATTTCTTCCCCTTGTTGGTGGACTACGAGGAGAGGTTTTACTCTGCTGGCAAGATACCCGGTGGGTTCATAAAACGTGAGGGACGTCCATCGGAGACCGCCATACTGAGCGGCAGAATGGTGGACAGGTCAATAAGGTCTCTCTTCCCGGAGCACATGAGGAACGATGTGCACGTGGTGGCCACGGTTCTGTCGGTGGATCAGCAAAACCCGCCGAACGTGCTGGCCATAAACGCCGCCTCAGCGGCGTTGTCCATTTCGGACATTCCATGGGATGGCCCCATCGGGGCGGTTAGGATAGGGTTCGTGGACGGACAGCTGGTGGTAAACCCCACGGAATCCCAGATGAGCGTTAGCGCCTTGGATCTTCTGGTGGCTGGGCATGATGGAGGAATCACCATGGTGGAAGCAGGGGCCAACGAGGTATCCGAGGAGCTCCTTGTGGACGCCATGGAGCTTGCCCATCGGGAGATAAAGCGCATAGTGGCTTTCATTCGGGACCTTAGGGAGCAGGTGGGAACGCCAAAGGTGGAGATACCTGAGCCCCTGAGGATTGAGGAGATAGACCGCTGGATAGAGGAGGAGCTTCGGGAGGACATATACAAGGCGGTCCAGATTCACGGCAAGGTGGAGCGTAAGGATGCCTTGGCGGAGATAACCAAGAGGGCTGTGGACCGTTTTGAGGCATCCTATCCGGACTGTGGTTCCTACGTGTCGTCAGTGGTAGAGGAGTGGGTTAAGAAGGGCCTCCGCCGCTTGCTCCTGGATGAGGCCAAGAGGGCCGATGGACGAGCCATGGATCAGTTGCGCCCCATAACCTGTGAGGTGGGCATACTGCCCAAGGTTCATGGTTCTGCCTTGTTTACCAGGGGAGAGACCCAGGCCTTGGCGGTTACCACCTTGGGTATGATGGGTGAGGATGACCAGATCCTTGATGGGCTGAAGCACGATGAACCTGCGAAGAGGTTCCTCCTGCACTATAACTTCCCTCCATATTCGGTGGGGGAAGTTCGCCCCATGCGCGGCCCAGGGCGCAGGGAGATAGGGCACGGCGCCCTGGCGGAGAGGGCATTGCGCCCCCTTTTGCCCTCCGAAGAGGAGTTCCCGTATGTGGTGAGGGTTGTCTCCGACATACTGGAGTCTAACGGTTCCAGCTCCATGGCCAGCGTGTGCGGCGGTAGCCTGTCAATGATGGACGCCGGGGTTCCAATAAAGAAGGCGGTTGCTGGCGTGGCTATGGGGCTGGTCACCGATGGTTCCAGGGTTTGCATACTCACGGACATACAGGGTCTTGAGGACCACTATGGGGATATGGACTTCAAGGTGGCTGGAACCAGGGATGGGGTTACCGCCCTTCAGATGGACAACAAGGCGGGGGGTATAACCAGGGAGATCCTGCAGCGGGCCCTAGCCCAAGCGAGGGAAGGCAGGATGCGGATTTTGGACATAATGGACTCCGCCATAAGGAGCCCCAGGGATCAGATTTCCCCCAACGCCCCAAGGATAATGACCATCAGCATAGACCCTGACAAGATAAGGGATGTGATTGGCCCTGGCGGCAAGACCATAAGATCCATAATAGCTCAGACCGGAGCGAAGGTGGACGTTCAGGATGACGGCAGGGTTTGTGTGGCCGCCCAGACTGAAGAGGCTGCCAGCCACGCCATAAAGCTGATCTCGGATCTTACCCGAGAGGTGCAGGCGGGGGAGATCTTCGTGGGCAGAGTTACCAGGATGTTGGGCTTTGGCTACTTTATAGAAGTTCTCCCGGGGAAAGAGGGGTTGCTGCACGTTAGCGAGATAAGCACCCACCACATACCCAAGATAGAGGACGCCTTCTCCATAGGCGACGAGGTCCTGGTGGTGGTGCGGGAGATAGACGACATGAACAGGATCAACCTTTCAAGGCGCCGCCTTATAGAGCGTTATGACCAGCTCGCCAAGGATCCGTCTCTTTCTGCTCAGGTGGAGGTTGAGCGGGCCAGGGAGATCCGGTATGGCGCATTGAAGGCCGACGGGAATTCCCAGAGGCCTGCTTCCGGGGGACGCCGGGATGGGGATAGGCGTTCGCCTTCCGGCGATCGAAGGGACAAGCACCATCGGTGA
- a CDS encoding HAMP domain-containing histidine kinase — protein sequence MIRKLTKLVNSNILNSLSKTQIRSAVLKTLMGVALLLGFSVLLLLLASLMWQQETALFSIDRVVVFTFSQPGVVRAILASIALCVPVIFIMAVFDELLYERRIKRLFWVLRDLADGARSKMPEHMLGGYEEEIGDLVRHYSVIARESGASLSSRFLSDAGHEIRTPLAIIKGRIELALMKDRNASYYKEKLEDVLRQVGHLEMLVKGLMELSRLEGADGVDLRPTDLSVVAEEAIDSLAPLISSKSIRIRRSMEETPVMGDEDLLVNMCRQIIENACRYSPAGSFVDVSVRVDRRGGRAIISVTDYGIGMDEETAINCFQPFWREDESRSSGGHGLGLTIAKRIASLHSGYISVKSAPGKGSTFTFSMPLEDNLV from the coding sequence ATGATCAGAAAGCTAACAAAACTTGTCAATAGTAATATCCTAAACTCCCTTTCAAAGACCCAGATACGGTCTGCGGTGTTAAAGACCCTTATGGGCGTGGCGCTGTTGCTGGGATTCTCGGTTCTCCTTCTCCTGCTGGCATCTCTTATGTGGCAGCAGGAGACGGCCCTTTTCTCCATCGATCGGGTTGTGGTTTTCACGTTCTCCCAGCCAGGCGTGGTAAGGGCTATACTCGCCTCAATTGCTCTTTGTGTTCCAGTTATATTCATCATGGCGGTCTTCGACGAGCTCCTCTACGAAAGACGAATCAAGCGGCTCTTCTGGGTTCTAAGGGACCTAGCAGACGGGGCTCGATCAAAGATGCCGGAACACATGCTTGGAGGATACGAGGAGGAGATCGGGGACCTGGTCCGCCACTATTCGGTGATAGCTAGAGAGAGCGGGGCGAGCTTAAGCAGCAGGTTCCTCTCCGACGCGGGGCACGAGATAAGAACTCCCCTAGCTATAATCAAGGGGCGCATCGAGTTGGCGCTGATGAAGGATCGCAACGCATCCTACTACAAGGAGAAGCTGGAAGACGTTCTAAGACAGGTTGGCCACCTGGAAATGCTTGTCAAGGGCTTGATGGAGCTGTCCCGCCTTGAGGGCGCCGATGGGGTGGACTTGCGGCCCACAGACCTGTCCGTGGTGGCCGAAGAGGCCATAGATTCCCTTGCGCCGCTTATATCATCAAAATCGATACGAATAAGAAGGTCCATGGAAGAAACCCCGGTGATGGGTGACGAGGACCTGCTGGTCAACATGTGCCGTCAAATAATCGAAAACGCCTGCAGGTACAGCCCCGCAGGGTCCTTCGTGGACGTGTCGGTGAGGGTGGATCGAAGGGGCGGAAGGGCCATCATATCCGTCACGGATTACGGGATAGGAATGGACGAAGAGACCGCTATAAATTGTTTCCAGCCATTCTGGAGGGAGGATGAATCCAGATCCAGCGGGGGACACGGCCTTGGCCTTACCATAGCCAAAAGGATAGCCTCCCTACACTCAGGATACATATCCGTGAAGTCCGCCCCGGGCAAGGGTAGCACCTTCACTTTTTCCATGCCTCTGGAGGATAACCTCGTATAA
- a CDS encoding response regulator transcription factor, whose product MRLLIVEDNEDLCQLLKEGFEEEGHVVDTAGDGKTAFEMAVPGGYDCIVLDVMLPEMDGFQVLDRLRDEGCNTPVIMLTAKDSIEDRVRGLEQGADDYLTKPFDFKELMARVNALVRRSSDQRRSMLKCGPLTLDPVARECRVGDIRIPLRRREFDILELLMRYENQVFSRDKIISHVWQKEYDGTSNVVDVHIKYLRDKLRPFNLDMMVVTVRGVGYKVTNPDGD is encoded by the coding sequence ATGAGACTTCTCATCGTTGAGGACAACGAGGATCTCTGCCAGCTTCTTAAGGAAGGCTTCGAGGAGGAAGGACATGTGGTTGATACCGCGGGGGACGGCAAGACCGCCTTTGAAATGGCGGTACCCGGGGGTTACGACTGCATAGTCCTTGACGTGATGCTTCCGGAGATGGACGGGTTTCAGGTGTTGGATAGGCTGCGGGACGAAGGCTGCAATACCCCGGTGATCATGCTCACCGCAAAGGACTCCATAGAAGATCGGGTAAGAGGCTTGGAGCAGGGCGCTGACGACTACCTTACCAAACCGTTTGATTTTAAGGAGCTCATGGCCAGGGTAAACGCTCTTGTAAGACGCAGTTCCGACCAGCGAAGGTCCATGCTTAAGTGCGGCCCCCTGACTCTGGACCCGGTGGCCCGGGAGTGCCGTGTGGGGGATATAAGGATACCCCTTCGTCGCAGGGAGTTCGACATACTGGAGCTCCTCATGCGCTATGAGAACCAGGTATTCAGCAGGGACAAGATAATATCCCACGTGTGGCAGAAGGAATACGACGGGACCAGCAACGTGGTGGACGTCCACATAAAGTACCTAAGGGACAAGTTGCGTCCTTTCAACCTAGACATGATGGTGGTAACCGTACGGGGGGTGGGCTACAAGGTTACCAACCCAGACGGCGACTAA
- a CDS encoding Do family serine endopeptidase produces the protein MRIKESLGSLLPRDGLKKLMMSLLTLSVLFSAGMAGGYLYSLLNDPAGLPVGASVASADVPTGPSNPYAGNPIVPLVKRSAPSVVNIDTEKMVRQSFSPFPDELMEDPFFNQFFGEHFKQFTRVVPMKGKGSGFIVTKDGYILTNNHVVEGADRITVTMLDGRQLPAKLVGRDPTFDLAVIKADLKDAAALKLGDSDAVEVGEWVVAIGNPLGLENSVTVGVISAKNRTIRAEDMNFQGFLQTDAAINPGNSGGPLINLRGEVVGINTAIVPYAQGIGFAVPINMAKQVLDDLIKHGEVRRGWLGVMVQPNNPAFAKAYGVPTSDGAIVASVKSGSPADLAGLRRGDVIISVSGKKVLDDKSLTFLVRSFVAGTKVKVEFYRRDKKMSVDVVLGDASSGRSWVPNLLPSSNKRAAEVNVMGAAVGALDSGLRSSFGIPSDIQGVVVLKVSPKSRAESLGLSRGDVIMEFNGVKISSIADMENIAKGDLKSLAVLIWRKGNTMFLSAS, from the coding sequence ATGAGGATCAAAGAATCTTTAGGAAGCCTATTGCCCCGCGATGGACTTAAGAAGCTCATGATGTCCCTGCTCACCCTTTCGGTTCTATTCTCAGCCGGGATGGCTGGGGGATATCTCTATTCTCTGCTAAACGATCCTGCGGGCCTTCCCGTGGGGGCCTCCGTGGCCTCTGCGGATGTGCCGACCGGCCCTTCCAACCCATACGCCGGCAATCCCATAGTGCCGTTGGTCAAGCGCTCTGCGCCTTCGGTGGTTAACATAGACACCGAAAAGATGGTTAGACAGTCCTTCAGCCCGTTTCCGGATGAGTTAATGGAGGACCCTTTCTTTAATCAGTTTTTTGGAGAGCACTTTAAACAGTTTACCCGCGTTGTCCCGATGAAGGGCAAGGGATCGGGGTTCATAGTCACCAAGGATGGCTATATCCTCACCAACAACCACGTGGTTGAAGGGGCTGACAGGATAACGGTGACCATGTTGGACGGCCGTCAGCTTCCCGCAAAACTGGTGGGGCGTGATCCCACCTTTGACCTGGCGGTGATAAAGGCGGATCTCAAAGATGCAGCGGCCCTCAAGCTTGGAGACTCTGACGCCGTTGAGGTGGGAGAGTGGGTTGTGGCCATAGGCAACCCCTTGGGACTGGAGAACAGCGTTACGGTTGGTGTCATATCCGCAAAGAACAGGACCATAAGGGCGGAGGACATGAACTTCCAGGGCTTCTTGCAGACCGATGCGGCCATAAACCCTGGCAACAGCGGAGGTCCACTTATCAACTTAAGGGGTGAGGTGGTGGGGATAAACACCGCCATAGTGCCCTACGCCCAGGGGATAGGATTTGCGGTTCCCATAAACATGGCCAAACAAGTGCTTGATGATCTCATAAAGCATGGGGAAGTTCGCAGAGGGTGGCTTGGCGTAATGGTGCAGCCCAACAACCCCGCCTTTGCCAAGGCATACGGGGTGCCTACATCGGATGGAGCCATCGTGGCAAGCGTAAAGTCCGGCTCCCCGGCGGATTTAGCGGGGCTTCGAAGGGGAGATGTGATCATATCTGTGAGTGGGAAGAAGGTCCTGGACGATAAGTCCCTAACGTTCCTCGTGCGGTCCTTCGTAGCGGGCACTAAAGTTAAAGTTGAATTTTATCGGCGGGATAAGAAGATGTCCGTGGACGTGGTCCTTGGGGATGCCTCATCCGGGAGGTCTTGGGTCCCCAACCTACTTCCTTCTTCAAACAAACGGGCTGCGGAGGTTAACGTAATGGGGGCCGCTGTAGGGGCTCTGGATTCAGGCCTTCGATCAAGCTTTGGCATACCGTCGGATATCCAAGGGGTCGTGGTTCTTAAGGTAAGCCCGAAGTCCCGGGCGGAGTCCCTTGGGCTTTCCAGAGGGGACGTGATAATGGAGTTCAACGGGGTTAAGATAAGCTCCATTGCCGACATGGAGAATATCGCTAAGGGGGATCTAAAATCCCTTGCGGTGTTGATATGGAGAAAGGGAAACACCATGTTTTTGTCAGCCAGCTGA